Proteins from one Gossypium raimondii isolate GPD5lz chromosome 8, ASM2569854v1, whole genome shotgun sequence genomic window:
- the LOC105790750 gene encoding DUF21 domain-containing protein At4g14240: MLLGNAIAGARIITASSSNHIVFEPDDIPFGSFEWFVFAGVSCLLVLFAGIMSGLTLGLMSLGLVDLEILQRSGTITEKKQAAVILPVLKKQHQLLVTLLLCNACAMEALPITLDKIFHPFVAVLLSVTFVLAFGEIIPQAICSRYGLSVGANFVWLVRILMIICYPIAYPIGKVLDAVLGHSDALFRRAQLKALVSIHSQEAGKGGELTHDETTIISGALDLTEKTAEEAMTPIESTFSLDVNSKLDWESIGKILARGHSRIPVYAGNPKNIIGLLLVKSLLTVRPETETPVSAVSIRRMPRVPAHMPLYDILNEFQKGSSHMAAVVKVKGKTEDPQFFVDGQKFDKHKVTNGISQLTTPLLTKYETKPDSVVVDVEKPSRPTIFKATPVANGVTANSLQQFSEDTEDGEVIGIITLEDVFEELLQEEIVDETDVYIDVHKRIRVVAAAAASSVARAPSNRRLIGQKPSGVQSKQGKMTRKSMDDDSQTGRSLANPGECLPSSIERS, from the exons ATGTTGTTGGGGAACGCCATAGCCGGAGCTCGTATAATCACGGCGTCGTCATCCAACCACATCGTCTTCGAACCTGATGACATCCCTTTCGGCTCCTTTGAGTGGTTCGTCTTTGCGGGAGTTTCCTGCTTGCTTGTGCTCTTCGCCGGCATAATGTCCGGCCTTACCTTGGGCTTGATGTCTCTGGGCCTCGTTGACCTCGAAATTCTTCAGAGAAGCGGCACTATCACCGAGAAGAAGCAAGCTG CTGTTATCTTACCAGTTCTTAAAAAGCAGCATCAGCTTCTTGTAACTCTGCTTCTCTGTAACGCTTGTGCCATGGAG GCTCTTCCTATAAcccttgataaaatttttcaccCCTTTGTTGCAGTGTTGCTGTCTGTTACTTTTGTTCTGGCTTTTGGAGAG ATTATTCCACAAGCGATATGTTCAAGATATGGACTCTCTGTTGGTGCAAATTTTGTGTGGCTCGTGCGTATTCTGATGATAATTTGTTATCCCATCGCTTACCCTATTGGAAAG GTTCTGGATGCTGTGCTTGGCCATAGTGATGCTTTGTTTAGACGGGCTCAGTTAAAAGCCCTAGTCTCCATCCACAGCCAAGAG GCTGGCAAAGGTGGTGAACTAACACATGATGAGACAACCATCATTAGTGGTGCACTGGATTTAACTGAAAAG ACTGCAGAGGAGGCTATGACACCCATTGAATCAACATTTTCCTTGGATGTTAATTCGAAATTGGATTG GGAATCAATTGGCAAAATTCTTGCACGAGGTCATAGTCGTATCCCTGTCTATGCTGGGAATCCAAAAAATATCATCGGGTTGTTACTG GTGAAAAGTCTTCTCACGGTACGACCAGAGACCGAGACTCCAGTCAGTGCTGTTTCCATCAGGAGAATGCCTAG GGTCCCAGCACATATGCCTTTGTATGATATCCTCAATGAATTTCAAAAGGGCAGCAGTCACATGGCAGCTGTAGTGAAGGTTAAAGGAAAGACCGAAGACCCTCAATTTTTTGTTGATGGACAGAAATTTGACAAGCACAAAGTTACCAATGGAATTTCTCAACTAACCACCCCTTTGCTGACCAAATATGAGACTAAACCAGATAGTGTTGTTGTTGATGTTGAGAAACCTTCAAGGCCTACCATTTTCAAGGCAACTCCTGTAGCTAATGGTGTCACAGCCAATAGCTTGCAACAGTTTTCAGAGGATACTGAAGACGGGGAAGTCATTGGTATCATTACACTCGAAGATGTTTTTGAAGAACTTCTCCAA GAGGAAATTGTTGATGAGACCGATGTATATATTGACGTACATAAAAG GATACGAGTGGTTGCTGCTGCCGCTGCTTCATCTGTAGCACGTGCTCCATCCAATCGTAGATTGATTGGTCAAAAGCCTTCA GGTGTCCAAAGCAAGCAAGGGAAAATGACAAGGAAATCAATGGATGACGATTCACAAACAGGGAGATCTCTGGCTAACCCAGGGGAATGTCTTCCCAGCAGTATCGAACGATCTTAA